The DNA segment TCGAGTTCGTGGTACAATACATGAAGAGCCCTCCTGAAGGCGGTTGCTAAGCACAAACACCTTTCAGGAAGGCTCTCGCTTTACCCTAATTTTACGTGTAGCGAAGGTCCGTAGACACTACACTAAAGCTCGACCGCTACATATCTTTTGAAAGACCGCGGCGGTTTCGAGATAAATCTCGACCGCTACATATTTATTTGAAAGACCGCGGCGGTCGAGATAAATCTCGACCGCTCTCAATTTTCTTTATCGTCGAGGTCGTGGCGATTGAGCGGTTATCGGTACTGGTCTTGGATGGACGCGAATTTCGGGGAGAGCTCCTCGATCTTCAGACCCGCGATCGCCGGGTTGTCCTTGATCGTCAGCGATTCGAGCGTCGGCCGCGTTTCGTGATAGAGGATCCCGAGCGGGATCTTGCCCGGCTTCATCAGCACGTCGAACGCATGCGTCCGGTTCGTCGGATCGTATGCGGGGTCGTCGCTCACGTGGTAGACGTTGTCCTTGAACCACTTATACGTGTTGATCTTGTTGAACGTGACGCACGGCGACATCACTTCGACGATCGCAAACCCCGGATGCCGCACACCCGCTTTGATCATCTCGACCATCGCCTTCGGCTCCGATGAGAAGCCGCGGGCGATGAAGGTACCGCCAGCGGCCAGGGCGATCGCGAGTCCGTTGATCGGCGCGTCGGGATTGCCCGAGGGGCTCGTGCCCGTCACGTAGCCCAAAGCGCTCGTCGGCGACGATTGGCCCTTCGTCAGTCCGTACGTCTGATTGTCCATGACGACGTACGTCATGTCCGGATTGCGGCGCACGGCGTGCAAGAAATGCCCTGCACCGATCGCGTAACCGTCGCCGTCGCCACCGGCGACGATGACCGTCAGATCGCGGTTCGCCAATTTTATGGCGGTCGCGGCCGGCAGCGCCCGTCCGTGGACGCCGTGCAAAGCGTACGAGTTGAAGTAGCCCGAGATCTTACCCGAGCAGCCGATGCCGGAGACGAACGCGACGTCCTTCGGCCGCAGTTCGAGTTCTGCCGCTGCCTGCTTCAGCGCGGCGATGACGCCGAAGTCGCCGCATCCGGGGCACCACCACGAGGCGGTGTGGGTCGCGAAATCTTTCGCGGTGATCGTCGTAGCCATGATCTAACGGACCCCTGCCGGCTCGCGGACCGGAGCGAACTTAGCGACCGCGTCGATGATCTCGATCGGCCTGAACGGTTTGCCATTGTATTTGAGCACGGGATGGACCGTCTCGCGCGGCCCGACGACGTAGCGGATGAGCCTGTCGAGCTGGCCCGTGAACGAGTTCTCGATGATGAAGACGTGGTCGGCGCCCTCGACGAACGCTTTCACTTCCTCTTCGGGGAACGGCCACAACGTGCGCAGCTGCATGAACGCGGTTGGCAGGCCTGCCGCTGCGAGGCGGTCTTGCGCCTCGGCGATCGGCCCGCGATTGCTCCCGTAGCCGATGATACGGATGCGCGATGACGCATCGCCGAGGATGTTCGGCTTCGGCAGGTCCGGACGCATCGACACGAGCTTGCGCATCCGCTTTTCCATCATCTTCTCGCGGTTGCGCGCGTCTTCGGTGATGACGCCGCCGTCGGAGTGCTCGGAACCCGGCGCGAGATGCATACCGCCCTCGACGCCCGGGATCGCGCGCGGCGACACGCCGTCGTCCGAGAACGCATAGCGATTGTATTCGCCGACCGAGAGCGCGCCGTTGCGCTGGAGCTTGCCGCGATCGACCGTCACGGTCGACATCTCGAGCGGCGGCAGCGTCGCCTTGCTCTGGCACAGCGCCTGCTCGGAGAGGACGAAGACCGGCACCTGATACTTCTCGGCGATGTTGAACGCGGCGACCGTCAGGTAGAACGACTCCTCGACCGTACCCGGCGCGATGACGACGCGCGGGATCTCTCCGTGCCCCGAGAAGATCAAATGGTTGAGATTGCTCTGTTCGGTCTTCGTCGGCATGCCCGTCGACGGACCCGCCCGCGCGCACTCGATGACGACGATCGGCACTTCGATCACGCCGGCCAGGCCGATGCCCTCGGTCATGAGGGCTTGACCCGGGCCCGACGTCGCCGTCATCGACCGTACGCCCGCAAACGCCGCGCCTATGGTCATGTTGATCGCAGCGAGCTCGTCCTCGGCCTGCACGACGACGCCGCCGTATTGCGGCGCGTATTTCGCCATCCACTCGAGCACGTCCGTGGCCGGCGTGATCGGATAGCCCGCCATGAAGCGGCAGCCCGCGACGAGCGCACCGTAACCGATCGCATCGTTGCCCATCATGATGAGGCGATCGCCGTCGGTCGATTGCGACTGCGCGTATCCCGACGGACGGTTGTAGTTCTCGCGGATGTATTTCGCGCCGGCTTCGATCGCGGCGATGTTCTTCTCGACGACCGCCTCGCCTTTGCGCTGGTAGACTTTCGTGACGTCGCCGCGGACGACGTCGGGATCCATGCCGGTGAGCTCGGCGATGACGCCGAGCGACACCGTGTTGCGGACGATCTCGAGGCCGAGGTCGTGCTTGGCTATTTTCCCGAGCGGGACTTCATAGATGAAGACGTCGTCGCGGCGCAAGTCGTCGGGGATCTTCTCGTCCGTGTTGTCGAAGATGATGAAGCCGCCCGGACGCATCTCGTCGATGTGTTTCTGCACGGCCTCGAGGTCGAACGCGACGAGGCAGTCGACGAAATCGGCCATGCCGTAGTTCGCGTGATCGCTTGCTCGGATGACGTAGTTCGTGTGGCCGCCGCGAATGCGCGACGGGAAGTCTTTATACGTGTAGACTTCCCGCCCCATATGCTTGAAAACGCCGGCGATGAGATCGCCGGTCGTGAGACTCCCGTCTCCAGCCTGCCCTCCGAACATCACTTCGATGTCGTTGAAGATCATCCGGGCCTCCGTGGCACTGTGCTCCGTACCTTGCGTATCGGCGCGTGTCTGACTTTAGTTAGTGGGCGGCCCAGGTGTTCCCCGCTATCCCAGGTCGACGATGACGACCTCGACGTCACCTACCGGACGTCGCCAGGTGAGCCGAGAGCCGCGCTTTTGCCCCATCAGGGCACTGCCGAGCGGCGAAGTCCACGAGATCTTCCCTTCCGCCGGATCGGCTTGGTCCTCTCCGACGATGGTGAACGTGCGCCGCTGTCCGCCGTCATCGATCGTCACCGTCGTGCCGATCGCGACTTCATCTCGTTTCGCTTCGACGAGGATCGCGTCGCCGATGCGCCGTCGCAGATAGCGGATGTCGCGCGCGATGCGCGCGAGCGGCGCCTTCGCCGCGATATCGCCGGCAGCATGACGATCGCGCACATGCCCTTGTTCGGCGAGCGCTTCGTCGAGCTGTCGATGCAGGTCTGCGAGGCCGTCCGCGGTGACGTAGTTCGGATGCGCGCTCTGCGGCTTCTCGGGTAGGTCGTCATCGGGCGCGTCGCCGTCGGTCTCCTTGACGAATGCGCGGCTCATGGTACCGGACTGCTTCGACGACTCGGGGCGAACCCCCGGTCCTAGTTGGCGGGGTACTCGACCTCGACGTAGTCCTCGGTCGTCGTCCGGTCGATACCGCGCGATGTGCGCGCGGCGTCGAGTGCGATCGTCGCGACCGCTGCGACGAGCAGATCCGCTGCGAGCGCCCAGATCCCGATGAACATCGTGACCGGTGCACCGAAGAAGTGCAGGGTGAACACCGATGCGAAATGATTTGCGATGATCATCCAAAGCGCGACCGCGATGCCCGCGATCCAGCCTGCGACGAGCGCCACCCGGTGGAACCATCTCGTGTAGAGACCGATGAGAACGGTCGGCACGATCTGCAGTATCAGCGCGCCCGCGAACAACTGGTAGTAGATCGAATATTGCGCCGGCAAGAAGAGCACCGCCGCGAGCGCGCCCAATTTCACGACGAGTGACGCTGTCTTCGCGACGTTCGTCTCCTCCCGCTCGGTCAAGGTGCGCGCGCCGAGCGCCATGTGGATGTTGCGCGTGTAGAGATTCGCCGCAGCGATCGACATGACGGCCGCGGGGACGAGCGCGCCGATGCCGATGGCCGCCATCGTCATCCCGAAGAACCACGACGGGAAGAAGTGTTGGTAGAGCATCGGAATCGCATCGTTCGGGCTGGACAGATGCAAACCGGCGGCGAGTGCCATGTAACCTGACAGCGCGATCAATCCGAGCATGAGCGTGTAGGCGGGAAGCATCGCCATGTTGCGCCGCACGACGTCCGTGCTCTTCGCGCTTAGGACTGCCGTGATGTTGTTGGGATACATGAAGAGCGCGAGTCCCGAGCCGATGCCGAGCGTCACGAACGCCGTATATTGGGCCGGCGCGAGTACGGTGCTCGCCGGCTTCGGGAGAGCCGACAACGTCCGCTCGGCCGCCGCGAAAATGTTGGCGAATCCGCCGAGCTGCAGCGGTATATAGATCACGGCGGCGATGGCGGTGACGTAGATGAGGATGTCTTTGACGATGGCCACGAGCGCAGGCGCGCGCAAACCGCCACGGTACGTATAGGCTGCGAGGATCGCGAACGCGACGATCACCGGTACGTCGCCCGCCCAGCCCGTGCCCGTAAGGCCCAGCGCCTTGATCGCGACCTGAAGACCGACCAGCTGCAGCGAGATGTAGAGCATGACGGCGATGATGCTCGTCACGGCGACGATCAACTCCAAGCCTTTGCTGTCGTAGCGGTCTCGAGCGAAGTCCGCGTACGTGATGTAGTGACGCTTGTGCGCGATCGCCCAAAAACGCGGCCCGAACACGAAGACCAACGGATAGCAGACCGCAGTGATCAGCGTGAGCGGGAAAAACGCCAGCGCGCCAAGCCCGGTCGCGAGGGCCGGCAGCGCTACGAACGTGTAGGCGGTGTAGACGTCGCCGCCGAGCAAGAACCAGGTGATGAGCGTGCCGAAGCGGCGGCCGGCCAACCCCCATTCGTGGAGCACGTTGAGGTCGCCGCGCCGCCAGTTCGCCGCGGCAAAGCCAAGGACGGTCACGCCGCCGAACAGGATGAGAAAGACGACGAGCGCGGTCCAGTCAATCATCGCGTCGCGTAGTAGACGATGCCAGTGATGATGCCTGCGATCACCGACATCGCAAGCTGGTACCAATAGAAAAACGGCATGCCGAACAGCGGTGGACCGCCCACGGCGTAGAGCTGCGGGAACATCGATGCCAAAAGCGGCAGCGCCAACAGCAAATACCAGGCGCGCTTTGAGCGTCCGCTAGCGGGCGAGCCCTTCATCGACCGCGCCTTCGCGACGTCAAAACGCCCGCCCTACCGCACAGTTGAGTAGGCCGGGGAGCGGTCGAGATTCATCTCGACCGGAGACGCGCTTGCAATAAGAAAGACCGCGGCGGTCGACCGTAAAGGTCGACCGCTCCCAAATCCTGGTGGAACGGCCCGCTCAATACTCCATGTAGGAGACGATTTTGAAGTCGTACGTCGGCAGCTTCGGCACGATCTTCTTATCGATCCGTATGCCGCCACCGCTCGTGCTGTCGAGGTAGACCTGACTGCCCGCGTCGAGCGCGCCGACGACTGTACCGGTGCCGGCTAAATCGATCGAACCGTTCGGCGCGTAGACGAGACCGACGCGCTCGTTCGTCACCGGGTCGAGCTGCAGCGCGTATGCGCCGAGCGAGTTCACGCATTGCGTGGCCGAATCGGAGCCGAGAACGACGAGCGTGCCGCCTTGGGCGCGCACGGAATAACCGCCGCTCGCCCCGACCGTTGAGAAGACGCCGCTCACCCAGAGATTCGCGCCGTCGTTGATCAGCCTCGCGCCGTCGTGGATGCAGACGTTGCCGTCGATGAAGACCGATTTGCCTTTCGACAGCACGACCGTTCCGGACCTCAACTCGACGTCACCGTCGATAAAGACGTTTCCGTCTATGACGGCCGAGCGAGTGGGTGGCGATATCGTCGGGGCGCCGCCGGTCGCCTCGTTGCTCGCGTCACCCGCGGCAGCGGTCACCTGCGACGGCGAAAGGACGGGCATCGGCGGCGAGTTCGGGAAGGCACCGCCCTCACCGGAGGTCACCTGATCGATGCCCGCGGCATACGTCGGTCCCTGAACCGCCGCCGGCACGGTGTTCTGGTAGATATTGCCGTTCGCGCGCATCACGGCATCGGCCGCGCCCGGAGTGCTTTCGTAGATGCCGACGTCGCCGCGGATATACACGTCGCCGCCCGCGATGACCGCACCGGCCGGCAGCGTCATGCCGTTGCTCGGCGCGATGAGCGCCTCGATGAGCACGCCGCGTCCGCCGCCCTGACCGCTTCCGGAAGACCATGCATAGACCGTATTCAAGGGCACAGCGATGTGATTTTTAACATTTGCGCGATCGATGACGTTGCCGGCCTTTTGCGTCGCGATCGCGTTGTACGCTATGCACCACTGGAACGAGCCGCCGTCGGCGAGCGTCCCCATCGTGCCGGCGTTGGCGCCGTTCGCGCATGCGCTCGAAGTCCCGTGGGATCTATCGAGCTCGTCGACGACCTGGTCGATGCCGGCCTCGGCCGCGTTGAAGGCAGCGAGTTTCGCGCGGATCGAGTTCTCCGTCGCTGCCGACCCGAATGCGTTGCTGAGAAGCACGACCGCGACGAAAAGCAGCACGGCGACGACGATGAGCGCTATCATCATCGTCATCCCCCGCTCGTGCCGCTTGTCGTTCAAATCGCGTACCTCTCCGTCAATTGTGCGCGAGTACGTCGTCGTCGAAGGTCGACGTATTTTGCTCGTACCCAGCTTGGCCCATGGCAACCACGCGGATCGTCGTGACGTCGTTTGTCGAATTGACGGCCGCGGAAAATTCTGCGATATTACGCATCACGATCATCGGCTGCGTTTCGGCGGCCGCCGACGCGACCGCTTCCTGCGCGAATCGTTGCAGCGTAGCGCGCTCCTGCGGCGATGGGTCGCCGATCTGCGCAGCGATCGGCGCCGGTTCGAACGAGCGGTAGACGTCGCCGCCCGGCGAGCGCTGCCAATAGACGATGAAACCTTGCCACGCGGGCGCCGCCAGCACGCCGTTCGTCTCGAAGGTCGCTCCGAGATCGTTCGAATCGACGGCGGTCGCCATGACGACCGCACTATCGGCGGTGGCGATCGAGCCGTTCCCGCAATCGACCGGCGAACGGGTACACGCGAAAATGGCGATCGCATCGCTCTCGCGCAAGTCACGCTCGAAGACGTACATCCCGGACGATGCGGGCGACATCGACTCGGCTTTCGCCTGCGCGCGCGCGGGCGCTAACAGGAGCGGCGGCACGGCTCCGGCGATCGCGAGAAGCATGAGACCGATGATGACGGCGACGACGAGCGTCTCGGCGATCGTCATCCCGCGGTGCCGGCTCACGGCAGCTGCCTCGTGATGAGCGTCTCGAGGGGCTCGAGCGTGTGCGTCTCGCCGCCGATCGTCACGATGATGGATATCTTGCAATCGAACAGCGGCGAGGACGCGCCCTCGGGCTGCGTGCAGCGCGGCGAGAGCGAGACGCTTGGCGTCGATTGGGTCGCCTGGCCAGTCGCCATCGACGAGCCGGCGGACAGCGGCTCGATCGTGGGCGACGGCAGCGGTTGTCCGGATTCGATCGCGACACGAACGTCGTCGAGATAACGATGCGCCGATGTCGCGGCTTCGGACCTGATAGCGTCTTCGCCGATCGCGTTGTACGTGAACGGCATGACGTCGAAAACGCTGATGAGCGCGAGCAACACGAGTCCGAGCGCGATGATCGCCTCGACGATTGAAAAGCCCCGGTGTAAAACCGAACGCCCCGTGGTCGACATGTGGAGGCGGGTCTTTTGCGGTGCCCAGGGGTGGCCCTTCGGCGGTGCGAATCGCGGCCTCATGGCCTCGAACCAGGAACACCTCGACCACCTCAGGCACACGGCGGCGCACTTGCTCGCGCACGCGGTCGTCGACTTGTTCGGCCCCGATGTGAAGCTCGCGATCGGACCGTCGATCGAAGACGGCTTCTACTACGATTTTCTCAAGGAACCGGGGTTCACGCCCGAAGATCTGCCGCGGATCGAGACTCGAATGCGCGAGCTCATCGCGCAGGGGCTTCATATGGAAGGAAGGCGGGTTTCGCGCGAGGAGGCCGCAGAGTACTATCGGGACAGAAACCAACCGTTCAAGCTCGAGCTCCTCGACGCGATCCCCGAGAGCGAGCCGGTTTCGATGTACACGATCGGCTCGTTCACCGATCTGTGCCGCGGTGGTCATGTCGCGTCGAGCAAGGAGATCGGCGGGCTCAAGCTGCTCAGCGTCGCAGGCGCGTACTGGCGCGGCGACGAGCGCAATCCGATGCTCCAGCGGATCTACGGCACCGCGTTCCCGACACAGGCCGAGGTCGACGCGCACCTCGCGATGCTCGAGGAAGCGGCGCGCCGCGACCATCGCAAGCTCGGCAAGGAGCTCGACCTCTTCTCTATGGAGGATGAAGCAGGTCCGGGTCTCGTCTTCTGGCATCCCAACGGCGGACGCATCCGCGCGGTCATCGAGGACTTCATCCGCGGCGAGCTGCGGCAGCGCGGCTACGAGCCGGTGTACACGCCGCACATCGTCCACGAAGCGGTCTTTATTCGTTCTGGTCATTTGCAGAATTTCTCCGAGACGATGTTCGGGCCGATGGTCGTCGAGGAACAGCGCTACCGCGCGAAGCCGATGAACTGCCCCGGGCATATCATGGTGTACAAGTCGCAGCAGCGATCGTACCGCGATCTGCCGTTGCGTTTCGCTGAGTTCGGCACGTGCTATCGTTACGAGCGATCCGGCACGATGCATGGGCTCATGCGAGTCCGCGGTTTCACGCAGGACGACGCGCATCTGTTCTGCACGCCTGAGCAGCTGCTGGGAGAATTCGAGAGCACGGCAGATGCCGCGCTCGCCGTGTTGCGCGCGTTTCAATTCACCGATTACCAGCTGTTCGTCGCGACGCGCCCGGACAAGGCGCTGGGCGACGAAGCCGCGTGGGATCGCGCGACGGCCGCGATCAAGACGGCGTGCGAGAGCGCGGGCCTTCCTTATGAGATGGATGAAGGCGGCGGCGCGTTCTACGGGCCGAAGCTCGACATCAAGGTGCGCGACGCGATCGGGCGCGACTGGCAGCTGTCGACGGTCCAAGTCGACTTCAACTTGCCCGAGCGCTTCGAGTTGACGTACGTCGGTCAGGACGGCGCCGAGCACCGGCCCGTGATGATCCATCGCGCGCTGCTCGGATCGCTCGAGCGCTTCTTCGGCGTGCTCGTCGAGCACTACGGCGGCGCGTTCCCGGTTTGGCTCGCGCCCGTTCAAGCCGTCGTGCTGCCGATCGCCGACGGACAGTTCGAGTACGCCGCGTCCGTCGCCAAGCGTTTGCGCGACGCCGGATTCCGCATCGACGTCGACGACTCGAACGAGCGTCTTCAGAAGAAGATCAAGATGCAGCAGGGTCGCAAGGTGCCGTACATGCTCGTCGTCGGCAAGAACGAGGCTGCCGCTGGCGAGGTGAACGTCCGTACGCGCGCAGGCGACCAATCCGCGATGTCCGTCGATGCCTTCCTCGCCCGCCTCGCTGACGACACCGCTAAGAGGATGTAGTAGGCCGAGCGCAGCTCGGCATGTAGCGGTCGAGCTTTAGCTCGACCGCCGCGACCTCGACCTAGAATGGAAGGGAGGTCGACCTTTACGGTCGACCGCCGCGGTCTTTCAGTTGCACGCTCGTCTGCGGTCGAGATAAATCTCGACCGCTCCCTTAGAGGTCTCAGCGACATATCTTCGCAAGCCATTTGCCGATGCAATCGAGCGCGCTCGAAAACGTCATCAATATCATCACGATCGCGGGTCTGGCCGCGTTCACCGTTTCCGGCGTCATCGTCGCGAAGCGCAAGGACATGGACGCGTTCGGCTGCATGTCCGTCGCGTTCATCACCGCGCTCGGCGGCGGCACGCTGCGCGACGTTCTCCTCGGTCGTTTCCCGTTGTTCTGGATCGCGCACGAGTGGTACGCGATCGGCGTCTTGATCTTCGCAGCCATCCTCTTCTACAGCTCGCGCTTCATCGCGCTCCGCGAGCGCGCGATCCTCATCCCCGACGCGTTCGGGCTCGGCCTCTTCAGCGTCACCGGCGCGACATACGCGCTCGAGGCGCACACGTCGTACATCGTCGCGTCGATCCTCGGCGTCATCACGGGCGTGTTCGGCGGCGTCTTGCGCGACGTCATCTGCAATGAGATACCGATCGTCTTCTCTCGGACGCAGCTCTATGCGACGTGCGCGCTCGCCGGCGTGTGGACGTACATCATCCTCGATCACTTCGGCGTCGAGAGCGCGTGGTCGTTATCGCTCGGCGTCGCCGTGACGTTCCTGACGCGGATGGCCGCCGTCTTCTTCGACCTTCGTCTGCCGACGGAGCTCGAGACGTAGGTCGCGACGCTTCCGCCCGATAAGCAATCCGCATGCGTTTGCTCGGCATCGAGACGTCGTGCGATGACACGGCCGCTGCGGTCGTCGTCGACGGTACGACCGTGGAAAGCAACGTCCTCGCCTCGCAGGATGCCTTCCACGAGGAGTACGGCGGTGTCGTCCCCGAGATCGCGAGCCGCAAGCACGCCGAATTGATCAACGCCGTCATCGAGTCGGCGCTGAGCAAAGCGCGTCGCTCGCTTGACGACATCGACGGTATCGCCGTCACCTGCGGACCCGGTTTGGCCGGCAGCCTCGTCGTCGGCGTTGCAGCGGCTCAAGGCCTTGCCTTCGCTCGCGGTCTGCCCGCGTATGCCGTCAATCATCTGCACGGTCATCTTTTCGCGAATTACTTGTCGAGCCCGCAATTCCCCGATCGCAAAGCGCCGCAGCCACCGTTCATCTGCTTGATCGTCTCCGGTGGGCACACGGATCTCATCTTCGTCGAAGCGGATGATCGCCACAAACGTATCGGGCGGACGCTCGACGATGCGGCCGGCGAAGCGTACGACAAAGTCGCGCGCATGATCGGGCTCGGTTTTCCGGGTGGACCGCACCTCGATAAGCTCGCGTGTGACGGCGACTCGAACGCGTTCGCGTTTCCGCGCAGTCTCCTGAACGAACCCGGCTACGACTTCAGCTTCTCAGGCTTGAAGACCGCGGTACGCTATCATCTCGATGCGCATCCCGAGCACGCGACCGATCGGGCGGCGGACATCGCGGCGAGTTTTCAAGCCGCGGTTGTCGATGCGCTGTGCGCGAAGACGTTGCGCGCCGCGCGGGATTTCGGGGTCAAGACGATCGCGCTTGCGGGCGGTGTGTCGGCGAACTCGGCGCTGCGTGCCGAGCTGACGAAACGCGGCAACGCGGCCGGACTCGATGTCCTCGTCCCCGCGCTCGAGTATTGCACGGATAACGCCGCGATGATAGCAGCAGCCGCTTTCTATAGAGGCGAGGCGTCGCGAGTCGATCCGGTCGATTTGAAAGCGGATCCCAATTTCGCGTGGTGAGGGTAGGCCGCGGCGGTCGAGATGAATCTCGACCGCTCCCTAATTTTGCGTTAGTTAGCTGGCGCGGACGATCTTGATGAAGTTCGTCCTTCCGGCGACGCCCATCGGCGAGCCCCCGACGACGACGACCGCATCACCCGACTGCACGACGCCTAAGCGGACGAGCTCGGCCTCGACTCGCGAGATCATCTGCTCGGTGTGGCCGCTCTGTTCGATGACGGTCGGCAGCACGCCCCAGTCGAGCGCTAGTCGACGTCCGACGACTTCGTCAGGAACAAACGCGTAGATCGGCACCGCCGGCCGGTCCTTGCTGACGAGGCGCGCAGAGAAACCGGTGTGCGTGAACGCCGCGATGACCTTCACGTCCATGCTCTCGGTGATGTGGCACGCGGCATGCGAGATCGCGTGTGAGTCGCTGTTGACGCGCTGTCGTCGCCGCTCGCGCGGCGGGAAACTCGACTCCGCCTCGAGCGCGATGCGCACCATCGTCTCGACCGACTCCACGGGGTACGAACCCGCTGCCGTCTCGCCCGACAGCATCAGTGCGTCGGTGCCGTCGATGATCGCGTTGGCGACATCGGAGGCCTCGGCGCGCGTCGGGCGGGGCGCAAAGATCATCGACTCGAGCATCTGTGTCGCGGTGATGACCGGGATCAGATGCTCCTTCGCCTGGCGGATGATATGTTTCTGGAGCGTCGGCACGCGCTCAGGCGGCATCTCGACGCCGAGATCACCGCGCGCGACCATGACCGCGTCGCTTGCCCTCATGATGGCATCGAGCCGCTCGATCGCTTCGGGTTTTTCGATTTTCGCGACGACCGGCACGACGCCGCCCGCTTGTCGCACGAGTTCCTTCGCTTCGAGCACGTCTTCGGGCCGGCGGACGAAGGAGATCGCTATGAAGTCGACGCCGGTGGCGACCGCGTGACGCAGGTCCTCGCGATCCTTGTCGGTCAACGCCGGCGACGACACCGCGACGCCGGGAAGATTCATCCCCTTATGCTCGCCGAGCATGCCGCCGTTGTCGACTATGCACGTGACGACCTCGCCACGCACCGACTTCACATGCAGCTCGATCGCGCCGTCGTTCAATAGTATGCGATCGCCCGGCTTGACGTCGCGCGGGAGCTGCGCGTACGCGGTCGACAGACGCTTTGCGGTGCCGACGACCGATTCGGTCGTGATCTCGACCGTCGCGCCGGCCACGAGTTCGACCGGCTTGTGATCGACCAGCGAGCCGATCCGCAGCTTCGGGCCCTGTAAGTCCGCCAAAATCCCGACATTGCGCCCGACCGCGCCCGATGCTCGACGGATCGTCTCGCGCCACTCGTCGTACATCGCATGGGTCGCATGCGAGAAGTTGACGCGAAAGACGTCGACGC comes from the Candidatus Eremiobacteraceae bacterium genome and includes:
- the tsaD gene encoding tRNA (adenosine(37)-N6)-threonylcarbamoyltransferase complex transferase subunit TsaD; translation: MRLLGIETSCDDTAAAVVVDGTTVESNVLASQDAFHEEYGGVVPEIASRKHAELINAVIESALSKARRSLDDIDGIAVTCGPGLAGSLVVGVAAAQGLAFARGLPAYAVNHLHGHLFANYLSSPQFPDRKAPQPPFICLIVSGGHTDLIFVEADDRHKRIGRTLDDAAGEAYDKVARMIGLGFPGGPHLDKLACDGDSNAFAFPRSLLNEPGYDFSFSGLKTAVRYHLDAHPEHATDRAADIAASFQAAVVDALCAKTLRAARDFGVKTIALAGGVSANSALRAELTKRGNAAGLDVLVPALEYCTDNAAMIAAAAFYRGEASRVDPVDLKADPNFAW
- the pyk gene encoding pyruvate kinase, with translation MIHDGRFRRTRIVATIGPASCEEAVVRRLIAAGVDVFRVNFSHATHAMYDEWRETIRRASGAVGRNVGILADLQGPKLRIGSLVDHKPVELVAGATVEITTESVVGTAKRLSTAYAQLPRDVKPGDRILLNDGAIELHVKSVRGEVVTCIVDNGGMLGEHKGMNLPGVAVSSPALTDKDREDLRHAVATGVDFIAISFVRRPEDVLEAKELVRQAGGVVPVVAKIEKPEAIERLDAIMRASDAVMVARGDLGVEMPPERVPTLQKHIIRQAKEHLIPVITATQMLESMIFAPRPTRAEASDVANAIIDGTDALMLSGETAAGSYPVESVETMVRIALEAESSFPPRERRRQRVNSDSHAISHAACHITESMDVKVIAAFTHTGFSARLVSKDRPAVPIYAFVPDEVVGRRLALDWGVLPTVIEQSGHTEQMISRVEAELVRLGVVQSGDAVVVVGGSPMGVAGRTNFIKIVRAS